Part of the Gemmatimonadota bacterium genome, GTCCATCCTCCCCATCCCCGTGCCGAGCGCATGGATCTAGACGTGGTGCTCGCGGCGGTCCGGAGCATCGAGCCCGAGGCGGAGCCCACCTCCGTCACCATACGTCCCGATCCGACCGAGGCGTACGTCGTGCGATACGGTCGTGCGAAAACCGTCTTCGTCGACCCCTATTCAGGGGATGTCCGGGGCGAAGGCAATATCGCCGTCCGTAATTTCCTCCGGGAAATCATGTACTGGCACCGCTGGTTCGGCGCGGAAGGCGAAAACAGGGCGGTCGCCCGCGCGGTCACAGGCGCCTGCAACCTGGCGTTCTGCCTGCTGACCATCACGGGGCTGTACATCTGGTGGCCCCGCAAGTGGACCCTGGCGGCGTTCAAGGCCGTCTTTGTCCCGAACTTCAAGACGCGCGGAAAGAGCCGGGATTTCAACTGGCACAATTCCTTCGGCATCTGGTGCCTTCCAGCCCTTTTCCTGATCTCGCTGAGCGGGGTGGTCATCTCCTATCGTTGGGCCGGTGACCTGGTCTACGCGCTCACGGGTACGGAACCCCCTCAACGGGCTGTGCAATCCGCATCGGAACCGGCAACGCCCGGGGACGAATCCGCACCGTTGCCAGCCGCTCCCTCCGAATCCTTTCTGGCCGCGGCACGAAAGCAGGTGCCGGAATGGGCGTACATCACGCTGAACCTGCCGAAGGAAGGCGCGGAAACCACCACGCTGAACGTATCTGAAATGGATAACCGCATACCGCTGACCCGCTCCACCCTTACCGTGTCCACGACAGATGCAGGGATAGTCGAATGGGTACCTTTCACCAGCCTGAACATGGGACGACAGATCCGCACCTGGCTGCGTTGGATCCATACGGGTGAAGCGGCAGGATGGTTCGGCCAGCTCATCGCGGGCGTGGCCTCCGCCGGAGGCGTGGTCCTGGTCTGGACGGGGCTCTCGTTGGCATGGAGACGTTTCCGAAGATTCAACAAAACACGGCAAGACAGGACATTCACGACAAAGGATATACCAGGAGAATCCGATGAAGAACCAAAGCTTGCTCGCACAGGATGAGGAAAACCAGACGCGGGTGTATTCGTGCCATTCCGGGCATATCCACGTCATCTACCGGCGCATCAATATCGCCCTGTCGACGGGTGAATTCCGCGAACTCCTGGACTGCGTCGTACAGACCTTCGAGTACATTCAGAAACAAAGCCCGGAGCGTATGGAATCGAAACACATCGACGTGACGTTCGACGACACGGTCGTAAAAATGCCCCTGCCCGGCTTCAGGACGTTCGTACAAGTCCTCAGACGGGCGATGACCAGTTTCCAGAGACTATCGGGTGTATACAACAAGCCCTCCGGAGTGGAAGCGGAATACATAGCCAACGGCAAGCTCATTCCGTTTGCACCCTGCAGGTACAACCAATTGAATTGACTGGTCGGCCTGGAAAGCCTGCCCGCATCGCTTTTTATTCCCTTTTAGCATGTATTGCGTTATATTTGGTCTGATCCGGGCGTGACGGTTTCCCGGTCCTATAGCGACACCGTTTCCATGCCAGAACGCTCCATGGACATGACCGAAACTACCGATACATTCACGGCGCGTGAATCCGCGTTCGACGTACTCCTCGTCGGCAACCCGAATACCGGCAAGACGTCCGTATTCAATTCTCTGACCGGGCTCCGGCAGAAAACGGGCAACTATCCCGGCGTGACCGTGGAGAAGAAGACGGGCATCGTGGCGGGGCCGGACGGCGGCACGCTTCGTCTCCACGACATGCCCGGAATGTACAGCCTTACCCCGAAGTCTCTCGACGATTCCATCGCACGGGAGGTGCTGATCGGGGAAGCGGACGAGAACCTGGACATCCGGCTCATCGTGGTTGTTGCGGACGCCTCGAATCTCAACAGGAACCTCTACCTGGTTACCCAGCTCATCGACCTCGGCATCCCCGTCGCCGTGGCCATGAACATGATGGACAACGCCGTCAGCAGCGGCGTCCACATCGATCTGGACGCACTCTCCGATCAACTGAAGGTCCCGATCGTACCCGTAATCGCTTCACGTCAACAGGGAATAGACGAGTTGCGACAGATGATGTTCGACCAGATCGGTCCGGGGGGATCGGAAACGCGGCCAGCCGGATCGCCGGAAGAGGCTGCGCAGGGATCGATCGGACCCGCCTCGGGTCCGGCCAGGGTTTCTTTCGCCGAACGGTTTCCGCGGCGGCGTCTGCTGGGCGGCCTGCTCGACGAAGCGCTCTCTCCCGCTGCGGCCTGGTTCGGAGCACACACGAAACTGAACGAGGTAGCGCAGACTTCGGAAGCACTGCGGGTGACTTCGAGCGACCAGGCGCTGCAGACGTGGATGGAAGGCCGCCAGGACGCCTCCTGCAGAGACGACCTGAAACGCATCGTGGAGCAGGTGCGGGGCAGGCTGGACGAGATACAGGTGCCCTGGCGGATGCTGGAGACCATTCTGCGGTATGACCAGATCGACGAGCTCTATTCCAAGGTCGTGCGGGAGGAACGAGATACCCAGGCCAGGCCAAGCGTCCGGCTGGACCGCGTGTTCACCCACCGGGTGGCCGGCCCCGCCATCGTACTGATCGTGTTCGCACTGGTCTTCCAGTCCATCTTCTCCTGGGCAGAAACGCCCATGACGCTCATCGAGGACGGAGTCGGCGCCCTGGGCGCCTTCGTCTACCAGTTTCTGCCGGAAGGCCTGTTGCGCAACCTGCTCGTGGACGGCGTCATTGCCGGGGTGGGCGCCGTGCTGGTCTTTCTCCCCCAGATCCTCTTTCTCTTCTTCTTCCTGGCTCTGCTCGAAGATACGGGCTACATGGCCCGCGTAGCCTTTATCATGGACCGTTTCATGAAGAGCATGGGACTGTCGGGCCATTCGGTCATGCCGCTGCTTTCGTCCTTTGCCTGCGCGATACCGGGCATCATGGCGACGCGGACGATCTCGAACTGGAAGGACCGCCTGATCACGATCATGATCGCGCCGCTGATGAGCTGCAGCGCCCGCCTGCCCGTATACATCCTGCTGATCGGCGCCTTCTTCCCGTCCATGACGATTTTGGGCGTATTCACGCTGCAGGGCCTCATGCTGTTCACCATGTACATCTTCGGGATTGTCGTCGCTATCGCCGCGGCGCTGGTGTTCAAGCGGTTTTTCATGAGGGACGCCGTTCCCACGAGTTTCGTCATGGAACTGCCGCCCTACCGGCTGCCCTCCCTCAAGTGGGTTTTGCTGCAAATGTTCGAACGGGCGAAGGTCTTCGTGACGGAGGCGGGCCAGATCATACTGGCCATATCGGTCGTCCTCTGGTTCCTCGCCTCGTACCCGCAACCCGACGACTACGATACCATGTCGTCCAGGTCGCGCATACAACAGAGTTACGCCGGCCAGCTCGGCCAGCTGATCGAACCGGCCATCGAGCCCCTCGGGTTCGACTGGAAGGTGGGTATCGGCCTCATCACGTCCTTCGTCGCCAGGGAAGTGCTGGTCAGCACCATGGCCACGATCTACAACGTGGAGGAGGCCGACGAGACCTCGGTCGATCTCCGAACGTCGCTCCAGAACGAGGTGGATCCGGAAACGGGCGAGCGGGTATACACACCGCTTGTGGCGGTCGCCCTCATGGTGTTCTTCGCCCTGGCCTGCCAGTGCATGGCCACGGTCGCCATCGTGAAGCGGGAGACCAGCAGTTGGCGATGGCCCATCGTCATGATCGCGTACATGACCGCCCTGGCCTATATCGGATCTTTCGTTGTCTACCAGGGAGGATTGCTCCTGGGATACGGGTAGCTGCCATCGGATCGTTTGGCATTTAACCGTTCCGTCGTTATCTTGTCATCATGGATCTTCAAACCCTGATCGTTGCCATAACCGTTGGAATCGCGGCCGCGTTTGTCGTTCGCACCTTCACGCGGCAGTTCACGTCCCGGGGCCGGAAGGGATGCGCAAGCTGCAGCCACGGCGGCTCGGGCGGCCAGCCAGGCGCATCGCGGGATGGCGATCTGATACAGGTGGAATCGATCCGGGAATAGCTTCAGTCCACAAACGCAGATCGACACCAGACCACATGTCCGTACTCGATACAATCCGGAACAGACGGTCGATTTACGAATTCAGGACGGAACCGGTCCCCCGGGAAGTGATCGCCCGTGTGCTCGAAACGGCCGTGTGGGCGCCGAACCACAAGCTGACGGAACCCTGGCGCTTCCTGGTCGTCACGGGGAAGACCAAGGAGGCCCTGGCGACCATCTACTGCAAGATCCAGCGTGAAAAAACGAAGTCGGACGACTCCGGTATCCTGCGGAAGGCCACTGAAAAGGGTTATGCCAAGATCATGTCCAAGCCCGCCGTCATCGGCGTGGTCTGCAAGAAGGACGAGGACGCCTTCCGCGCGCGCGAGGACTATGCCGCCACCTGCTGCGCTATTCACAACATCGCGCTGGCCGCCTGGGAAGAGGGCATCGGCATGCAGTGGAGCACGGGAGGGCTTATCCGGGATCCCGAGACGCTGGAACTGCTGAAAATCGATTCACGTGAAGAAGAAATCATCGGATTCCTCTACACAGGTTATCCGGCGCAGGTCCCCGCCCAGAAAAGAATACCCGCCGCCGAACGAACCGAATGGTTCGGCTGACGCATCCATAGACTTCTTCCATAGGACAAATACGCAACCTCGAAACACCCTGGAGCCGCCATGTCCGTAGTTTCCGAAGTTCGATTCGCATCGGGATTCCACTGGGAAGACTACATGCGGAACAGCGAGAAGAATCTCGAAAGGTTCAATGAAAATTACGAGAAAGCAAACCTGGATCCGGAGGATGCGCGGTTCCTCGCCTCCATCACGACGCCCTTGAAGGTGCTCATCCTCGCGGAGGACTGGTGCGGCGACGTGGTGCAAAGCCTTCCACCCATCGTCCGCATGTTGGAGCAGAGCCCGGCCATCGCGTACCGGATCTTCCGCAGGGACGAGAACCTGGACATCATGGACCGGTATCTCACTGACGGTTCCAGGGCCATTCCCTATCTCGTCTTTATGGACGACGGCCTGAACGAGGTGGCCCGGTGGGGACCACGCCCGGACGAATGCCAGGCGATCATGCGGGACAACAAGGGCAGGATCCCCATGGAAGACATCTACCCCCGCATCCGTTCCTGGTACAGGCAACACGGGAACGGCCCGCTCGTGACGGAAATCCGGGGCGTCCTCGAACGAATCAAGCGGACCGCATGATCCTTCCATGGCCGAAACCGTCACGGAAATCAAGCACAACACTGGCAAGCCCGACCAGTCCTTCTCGTGCCGCCTGCTCTACCACGGGGGCAGCCGCATGGTGATTTCCTACCGGTCCACCCGGGAATACCGGCAGGGGGACATCCGGATTCCCCCGGGCACGCTGACCCTGGCCTATTACGAAGAAGGACTGCCCCACATCCTGTGGAAGATGATCGGACCGGACGGAAGCCTCGTCGGGCACTACGTACACCTCTGCGACCGGGTACGGATCGGACCGGACCACGTTGAGTATGACGACCAGTTGCTTGACCTGTGGTTCTTTCCGGACGGCGGCTGCCGCGTGCTGGACGAGGACGAACTGCGGCAGGCCGCTGACAACGGACTGATCGAACCTGATACGGCGGATCGCGTAAGGACAACTGCCGGGGATGTCGTGCGCCGTATCCACACGATCACGGCGGATTTCGACGCGCTGCTCGACAGCCGCGGACTTGCTCAGCACGCCAGCTAGCTCCCTGTATACACCATACACGCCAGCCGTTCCAAGGAGCGTTGCGGCCGGTTTTCGTCCACCGTAATCTACTTGACAGACAACGGTTTTTTTCGTAAGTTCAAAGTACCGGAAATACGGTGAAACAGATGCCTGTCCGACGCAGTGGAAACAGGTGGTCGAATCTCACCGTACAAGTTCAACCTGCCAATTTATGCCATCATTGAAAAACACGGTTACGCATCGCTTATCGGCTAAGGGCATCGATCCCCTCGCGCTCTACGGCCAGTACGATTCCAGGCTGCGCGCCATAGAGAGTGAATTCGACGCCAAAATCACCGCCCGGGGCGAAGAAGTCGTGATCACGGGCAAAGCGGAAGAAGTCAGGCAGATCACCAATGTGCTGCGCGAGATGATCAAGTCTGTCCAGCAGGGCCGAACGCGCGAAGTGGACGATATCATCCGGGCAACCAGGACCGAAAAGAAAAACGGTGAAGAATCCGGCTCGTACTCCGGTGAATCGATCGAAGTGCTGTCCCGGCGGGAACGGATCCGGGCGCGGAGTCCCAACCAGCAGGAGTACGTGGACCAGGTCCGGAAATGCGATATCGTGTTTTCCATCGGGCCCGCCGGTACGGGTAAGACCTACCTGGCGGTAGCCATGGCCATCTCGGCCCTACGCAGGGGAGAGGTCGATCGGATCGTATTGGCGCGGCCGGCCGTGGAAGCGGGCGAAAGCCTCGGGTTTCTTCCCGGCGATCCGAGGGAAAAGGTCGACCCGTACCTCAAGCCCCTCTATGACGCGCTGCACGACATGATCCCGAACCACAAGGCCGGACGTCTCATCGAAGACGGGACCATCGAGATCATTGCCATGGCGTATATGCGAGGCCGTACGCTGAACAACGCCTTCGTGATCCTCGACGAGGCCCAGAACACGACGACGGCGCAGATGAAGATGTTCCTGACCCGCCTGGGCGCCAATTCCAAGGCGATCATCACCGGCGATATCACCCAGATCGATCTGCCCGAGGACAAGGTTTCCGGACTGGTTCACGTCCAGGAGGTGCTGGCGGACATCCGGGGCATCGCCTTCGTATACCTGACGGATAAGGACGTGGTCAGGCACCGGCTCGTTCAGGACATCATCAAGGCCTATGAACGGCATGAGAACCCCTAAGTCCGTTTGCTTTCATCTTGACTGTTGAAATCGAAACCACCCTGCCCGCGCTGGACGTGCCGCGCGAGGCGCTCTGCAGTGCCGTTTGCCGGGTACTTCAGGGGGAAGGCCGAGACCATGCGGCCGTGACCGTGGTACTGGTCGACGACCCCTACATCCGGCGGTTGAATCACAAGTATCGCCATCTGGATCGCGCGACGGACGTGCTGTCGTTCAACCTGGACGACGGTACCGGGCTCGACAGGGAAGCACTGGGCGACGTGTACATTTCCGTCGACCGGGCCCGGGACCAGGCCGGCCGTTATCATGTGTCCCTGGACGACGAGTTGCACCGGCTCGTGGTTCACGGGTGTCTGCACCTGCTGGGCTATGACCACCACAACGCTTCGGAACGCAAAGTGATGCGGGAGAAGGAGCGGGTCTACTCGGCGGCCGAGGACGCCGGCGGGAATTCGGATGGTCACATAGGAGAAAAGCGTCGTGGATGACGACATTCCCCTATTGGTCGAATGGCTGATCCTGACCGGCTGTACTATTTACGCCATGCTCCTGACCGGAGCGGAATCCGCGTTTTCCAGCCTGCCCAAAACCACGCTTCAGGAACTCAAGGCCGCCCACGAAGGCGGACAATCCAGCCGCGTTACCCGGTGGCTCGACAACCAGGAACGCCTGTTTACCACCCTGCTCATCGGAAAAACCATCACCACGGCCGGCGTCGTCATCTCCGTGGTGGCCCTGGCCCTGACGCCGCCGCTTACCGACTCCTTCGGCTCGACCCTCACGCTGACTATCTCCGGACTGTTCGCCATCGGGCTGTTGCTGGTCCTGATCGAGTGGCTTCCGCGACTCCTCGTGTCCCGGTACTCCGACCTGACCGTTCGCGTTTCCGCCGTACTGGTCCTCGTCAGCTACTGGCTGTTCTGGCCGCTGATCACGCCGCTGCTCGTGCTGAACCTGCGCATGGCGCGCGCGGGACTCTTCAGCAGCGGCCGCAATCCCTACTGGCTCGACGACGAACTGCACCGGGTACTCGAACTCGAAGAGACCCGCGAACTGAAGCCCGACGACAAGGAGATGATCAGCAGCATCATCGAAATGCACGACACCAGCGTACGGGAAGTGATGGTGCCGCGGGTCGACATGGTGTGCGCGGAAAAATCCCGTCCCATTCCGGAACTGCTCGAGCTCATCCGCGAGATGGGCCATTCGAGGATTCCGATCTACGGCGATTCCGTCGACGATATCGTGGGGGTGGCCTACGCCAAAGACCTGCTTCAGCTAAGCGACGATCCTGAAGGAGAGAAGGAGCTGGAAGACCTGCTTCGCCCGCCCTACGTCGTGCCGGAAACCAAAAAAGCCGCCGAGCTGCTGAAGGAGTTCCAGCAGGAAAAGATCCACCTGGCCATCGTCGTGGACGAACACGGGACGACCGCGGGCCTGGTGACCCTGGAAGACCTGCTCGAGGAGATCGTGGGGGAGATCCAGGACGAATACGACGACGAGGATCCGATGTACGAGGCGCTGTCGGGCGGCTCGTTCCTCGTCCACGCCCGGCTCAATATAGATACGCTGAACGACATCCTCGACCTGGATATCACGCCGGACGGTTTCGAGACCGTCGGCGGCCTGGTTTTCAACGAACTCGGCCGGGTGCCCGAACCCGGCGAGGCCGTGCCGTTCCGGAATTTCCGGATCGTGGTGCGCGAGGTGGAGGGACAGCGGATCATCAAGGCGGTGGTCAGCCGCCTGCAGCCTCGATCCGAAGAAGGCGGGACCGATTCGATGGAGGACCGGGTGGCGTAGCATCTGCCGGATGTCTCTCGGGCGGGCGGGCCGACCCGGCATGCGTCCATCGGGTTCGTCACGTATCACGTATACACCCTTATCCCCCGCCACGACGGGAGTCCATGGATGGCCGCGGACCGCCCCAACATCATCCTCATCATGACCGACCAGCAGCGGGTCGATACGATCCGCGGCTGGGACAATCCCCACATGATCACCCCGGCCCACGACAGGCTGGCCGCCGAAGGGGTTTCCTTCCGGGAGGCCTACTGTCCGGGCGCCACCTGCGTGGCCTCGCGGGCCGCCGTCTTCACCGGCATGTACCCCCATAACACGGGCGTCTACAGTTTCCAGCCCTGGGGAGGCCACCGCAACTGGGTGCAGGACCTGGCTGAGGCCGGCTACTGGTGCGCCAGCGTTGGCAAGATGCATTTCATGCCCAGAGACATCCCCGGCGGGTTTCACGAGCGGATCGTCGTCGAAAACCCGACCAGCATGAGCCTGGCCGGCGGCGGCGCGGACGACGACTGGGGCCGCTACATGACCTTCCACGGCGTGGAACGGCCCAACGACCGCCACCTGACGGACCCCGACTGGTGGACCAGGCTGCAGGGCGTGCCGTGGCACGAGGAAGAGCGGTTCCACAGCGACGTCTTCATTGGAAACTCGGCCCTCAACTGGATCCGCAGCCACCGCGGCGACAGGCCCTTCTTCCTCGAAATCGGATTTACGGGTCCCCACGAACCCTGGGACCCGCTCCCCCGTCACCTGAGCCTGTACGACGATGTCGAGATACCCATGCCGGTAACCCGGGAGAACGAACTGGCGGAAAAGCCGCCCCAGCAGGAAGCGCTGAAGAAGATGTTCTCCACGGCCGGCCACGAGTCCGGCATCAACATGTACCTGGCCAACGATGAACGCATCGACCGCATGCGCCGGCACTACTACGCCAAGGTGACTACGGTGGACGAGAAGATGGGGGAAATCCTGGACGCCCTGGAGGAAAGGGGCTACCTGGACAACGCCCTGGTCATCTTCTGCTCGGACCACGGCGAGAACCTGGGCGACCACGCCCTGGCCTACAAGTGGCTGATGTACGACACCATCACCCACATCCCCCTCATCATCCGCTACCCGGACCGCCGGCGCCGGGGCGACCACGTAAGCGACCTGGTCTCCCTCATGGACCTGGGTCCCACCATCCTCGAGGCGGCCGGCGTGCCGGTCCCCACCTACTTGGAAGGGCGGTCCTTACAGCCCTATGCCGACCCGGACTCCTCCGTCACGCCGCGGGACTACGTCTTCTGCGAGGACAACTACCAGATCATGATGCGCAGCCCGGTCCACAAGATGGTATACTACATTGGCCAGGAGGAGGGCGAGCTATACGACCTGGTGGCCGATCCCGGGGAGCTGTGGAACCGGTGGTCCGACAGCCGCTACGGGGCAGTCAAGGCCAGGATGAAAGAAGACCTGCTGGAGTGGCTGGCGGCCAGCAACTACTGGCACGCCGGTTACAAGCGGGATCGCTCCGCGCAGTATGCCGTGCGCTGGCCCACCGACGACAACGTCAACCTCCAGGGCCCGCCCGCGGAGGATGCGGAGAAGCCGGGGTTTTAGTCCCTTCATCCCCGGACCACGATAAATTCAACCGTCTTCTTATCCGTCCGCTCCGAGTGTAGATCCGTGACGGTCAGGGTCAGCGTGTACGTACCGGGCTCCAGGTCCTCCGTTACGATCGACGTGTACCCGTAGTCGTCCGCCGACGTACCGCCGTCTTCGAAGGCCACGTAGGTCGATTGTTCATCGGATCGCTGGCTGACCAGACGTCCCAGCGCGGTGAGGAATCTCAGGAGGACATTGCGCCCGGGTTCCCTTGCGGCGATTTCCAACTCCGAACGAAAACTCGTTCTGCCCGCGGCATCTCGCGTCAGGTTGTAGATCTCGTAATAGAGGAAAACCGGCGTCGAAGGAGCATAAAGTCGTGCGGGGTGAGGCGTGATATGCAGGCCGTTCCGCACGAGCAGACCCGTACCTTCCGTGGGAACGATGGACGCGGCGAGCTTGATGTCACTCAACAAAACCCGGTCTGCATTGTAGTCCGAGATATCGAGCGGCGCCGTATAGATGCCGAACTTCCGCGAAAGCGAATCCCGAAGAGCTACCGCGGACCGATAGGCTCCGGGCGGCGCACGGAACCGGAAAGCACCCGTACTGAGCTGCAGTTTTTCCTGCTCGGATGCGGGGCGGCGCAAGGGTCCCATTTGAAAAGGTGTGCCCTGAACAAAATTGAAGTCCTGGTCCTGGAGGGCGATCCGACCTGACAGCCAGGTTCGTTCGCCAAGGCCGTCAGCCACGTTTCCCAACTGGGCTGAAGGAACGCTGTAAGCCACTTCGACGTCGGCCTGATCTCCGGTTCCCTTGAAAGAAGCCATCTGATATACGAAGTTGAGCGGATCTCCGCCGTAATCGTGGCGATGGAATTCGGGCACTTTTCTGATCAGTTCCTCGGCCTGTTTTCGCGGCGTATTCAGGAAGTTGTACGCGAGCCGGTTCGTCGTGCCGAAATTGGTCGCCCGATCAGGCAGGTCAATCACCTGAAGCGGGTGGTCGAAAACCATTGAATTACGCTGGTCGGTGAAGAATATCTCCAGGCCGAAGGGGACATAGACCCAGCTTTCGGTAGGGAAAGCCACCGACTTGGTCGCGCGGCCGGCCCTTGCGCTGAATTCGCCGAAATCCTGATTGGGAGCCCCGGTGTTTACTTCCATGTTGACGCGTTGCCGGCTGACATCGCGGATCATGTCCACGTCCCGGTTCCCCGTGGGGAATATCGCGTTCACCACGTCCTCCCCCGATTTCAAAATGAAATGCTGCCGGTCGTCCGGATGACCGAAGCGAACATAGATCTCGCCGCGGCGGTCCCAGGGATCCTTGCCTTTTGAAAAGTGCAGCCTGGAAAATATCATCCTCCGGTAATGTTCCACCAGACGTTCGTTGATCCGGGTTGTGGGATCAGGATCGCGGGCCGCCCAGTAGGTCCTCCACAGCTTCTCCCTTTCCTGCACCGACGCTTCGCGGTATGCTTTGGCTTCGTCCGGCGACGCCACACCGGAAAGATCCCTGTAGAGGGCGACCTTTTCGGGATCGATATCCGACAGGACCGCCACGTACCGCCTCATGGCGTGGTACGCGCGTTCGTGCTGGTCCCGGGCATGATAGTGGTAGGCTTCGAGTTGTCCCGACAGCCCTGCGACAAGTGGATTGGCCTGGACACCCTGCGACTCGGCGACCTGTTGCAGCAACGCGTATCCCCGGTGAAAGTCCTTTAACTGTATCGCGCAGAAGGCCAGGCGGTAGAGCGCGTCGTCGTGCTCCGGATTCACGGAGGCCTGCCTGAAGTACCAGTCCAATGCGGTTTCGGGCTCGTCCCTGTCCGCTTCGTAGGCGAACCCCAGTCGAAAGTAAGCGTCCGGATGCTCCGGATTCAACTCGACGGCGCGCCGGTAAGACTCGTCCCGGATCTTTAATTCCCTCTCGGCCGCCCGTGGCCGGAACGTCGCCAGCCTGATCCTTCCATACGTGCGTCCTCGGTAGTAGTAAACATCCGCGTTATCCGGCACCAGTTTCCCTGCATCGTCCAAGACCTCTCTCGCGTCATTCTTCTTGTCTTTGAGGATGTATACGCGGGCCAGTTGGATGAGGCTTTCAACGGATGCGCTGTCGATCTTCAGCGCCTCCTTTACCGCCTTCTCGGCCTCGTCATACCTGCTCTGCGCGTCCAGGACCCGGCTCAGCCAGTAGTGGGCATCCGCGGATCCGGGCTGTTTATCCAGCAGGTCCCGCAGCGTGGCTTCCGCCCGTTCATAGTCACCCGCGCCAAACTGTTCCCTGGCCCGTTCCATCGGGGCCTCGCTCTCCTGTGCCGCTACAGCGCCAGGCAACATACCGCCGAGCATGAGGCCCAGAAACAGGGAAACCGTTCTCAGGTTCGTCATGAATCCGCCGTCCTCGAGCAGTCGAGATGAGTGTAGGAATTGAGTGCCGGGCCTAGTTCCTGTCCGTGGAGAATTCCGCAACCCGATCGTTGGTCACGACAAACACCTTGGTCCGCGCGGCGGTTTGACCGGAATGCAGGTCTTTGACGCGAACCGTCATTTCATAGGCGCCGGTGGGGGTGGCGCCCGTGTCGATGGAAGTGTAACTGTACTCGTCCGGGCGGTTGCCTTCGTTCTCGAATACGATGAGTACGGACTGTTCGCTGTCGGACCGCCGCACCAGCCGGTCTATCCCCTTCAGAACACGCCAGAAGAGGTTCCGCGGCCGGTCTTTGTGTTTCACTTCCAGCTCCACCTGGTACGAAGACCGCCCCGATTCATCCAGGGCAAGATTGTATATCTCGTAGTAGAAATGAACGGGGTCTGTGCGCTGGTAGAGGCGTGCCGGATTGGGTACGATTTCAAGCCCGTTGCGTATGAAGGGGCCGTCGGCCGAATCGGCCGGTGCGATGGAGACGGCCAGCTTGATATCGCTCAGCATCAACGCGGCGCCTGTGTACCCGGGAACGGTGTACTCCTGTTCGAATATTCCAATGCGCCGGGTGGCTTCGTCCCGGATCTCTATGGCGGCGCGGTAGCGGCCAGCAGGCGACTCCATGTCCATCATGCCCGTGTGCAGTTCGATGCCCACCTCCTTAGCCGAAACGGATACGGGTGGTCGATCGATGGGTCCGATACGCCTGGAGGTCTGGGCTACGCGGTTGTAATCCTTATCCTGAAACACCATATGGCTGTCCAACCACGTGCGCATGCCCTTCCCGTCCTCCGCCGTTTCCAGCTGTTCGGCCGGAACCATATAGGAGATCTCTACTTCGGCCAGGTCGTCGTCCCCCTTATAGGATACGATGTCGTACATGAATCGCAGCGGCCCGCCGCCGTAGTCGAACGCATAAGACTCCGGCGTCTTTTTCATCAGCTCGGCCGCGATGCGCCGGGGATGATACTTGTCCTGGACGACGGCTTCCGTGATGTTCGTCTCGTGCACTTGCAGCGGATAGTCATACTTCCCGACCCCTACCTGATCGACGAAAAACAGTTCGAGGTCGTGCTCGAGGTATACCCAGCTCTCGGCGAGGA contains:
- a CDS encoding PepSY-associated TM helix domain-containing protein; this translates as MLRKTIFWIHLSSGVIAGIVILIMSVTGVLLTFQSQIVDFANREYATVHPPHPRAERMDLDVVLAAVRSIEPEAEPTSVTIRPDPTEAYVVRYGRAKTVFVDPYSGDVRGEGNIAVRNFLREIMYWHRWFGAEGENRAVARAVTGACNLAFCLLTITGLYIWWPRKWTLAAFKAVFVPNFKTRGKSRDFNWHNSFGIWCLPALFLISLSGVVISYRWAGDLVYALTGTEPPQRAVQSASEPATPGDESAPLPAAPSESFLAAARKQVPEWAYITLNLPKEGAETTTLNVSEMDNRIPLTRSTLTVSTTDAGIVEWVPFTSLNMGRQIRTWLRWIHTGEAAGWFGQLIAGVASAGGVVLVWTGLSLAWRRFRRFNKTRQDRTFTTKDIPGESDEEPKLARTG
- the feoB gene encoding ferrous iron transport protein B; translation: MTETTDTFTARESAFDVLLVGNPNTGKTSVFNSLTGLRQKTGNYPGVTVEKKTGIVAGPDGGTLRLHDMPGMYSLTPKSLDDSIAREVLIGEADENLDIRLIVVVADASNLNRNLYLVTQLIDLGIPVAVAMNMMDNAVSSGVHIDLDALSDQLKVPIVPVIASRQQGIDELRQMMFDQIGPGGSETRPAGSPEEAAQGSIGPASGPARVSFAERFPRRRLLGGLLDEALSPAAAWFGAHTKLNEVAQTSEALRVTSSDQALQTWMEGRQDASCRDDLKRIVEQVRGRLDEIQVPWRMLETILRYDQIDELYSKVVREERDTQARPSVRLDRVFTHRVAGPAIVLIVFALVFQSIFSWAETPMTLIEDGVGALGAFVYQFLPEGLLRNLLVDGVIAGVGAVLVFLPQILFLFFFLALLEDTGYMARVAFIMDRFMKSMGLSGHSVMPLLSSFACAIPGIMATRTISNWKDRLITIMIAPLMSCSARLPVYILLIGAFFPSMTILGVFTLQGLMLFTMYIFGIVVAIAAALVFKRFFMRDAVPTSFVMELPPYRLPSLKWVLLQMFERAKVFVTEAGQIILAISVVLWFLASYPQPDDYDTMSSRSRIQQSYAGQLGQLIEPAIEPLGFDWKVGIGLITSFVAREVLVSTMATIYNVEEADETSVDLRTSLQNEVDPETGERVYTPLVAVALMVFFALACQCMATVAIVKRETSSWRWPIVMIAYMTALAYIGSFVVYQGGLLLGYG
- a CDS encoding nitroreductase; the protein is MSVLDTIRNRRSIYEFRTEPVPREVIARVLETAVWAPNHKLTEPWRFLVVTGKTKEALATIYCKIQREKTKSDDSGILRKATEKGYAKIMSKPAVIGVVCKKDEDAFRAREDYAATCCAIHNIALAAWEEGIGMQWSTGGLIRDPETLELLKIDSREEEIIGFLYTGYPAQVPAQKRIPAAERTEWFG
- a CDS encoding thioredoxin family protein, with product MSVVSEVRFASGFHWEDYMRNSEKNLERFNENYEKANLDPEDARFLASITTPLKVLILAEDWCGDVVQSLPPIVRMLEQSPAIAYRIFRRDENLDIMDRYLTDGSRAIPYLVFMDDGLNEVARWGPRPDECQAIMRDNKGRIPMEDIYPRIRSWYRQHGNGPLVTEIRGVLERIKRTA
- a CDS encoding DUF402 domain-containing protein; protein product: MAETVTEIKHNTGKPDQSFSCRLLYHGGSRMVISYRSTREYRQGDIRIPPGTLTLAYYEEGLPHILWKMIGPDGSLVGHYVHLCDRVRIGPDHVEYDDQLLDLWFFPDGGCRVLDEDELRQAADNGLIEPDTADRVRTTAGDVVRRIHTITADFDALLDSRGLAQHAS
- a CDS encoding PhoH family protein — protein: MPSLKNTVTHRLSAKGIDPLALYGQYDSRLRAIESEFDAKITARGEEVVITGKAEEVRQITNVLREMIKSVQQGRTREVDDIIRATRTEKKNGEESGSYSGESIEVLSRRERIRARSPNQQEYVDQVRKCDIVFSIGPAGTGKTYLAVAMAISALRRGEVDRIVLARPAVEAGESLGFLPGDPREKVDPYLKPLYDALHDMIPNHKAGRLIEDGTIEIIAMAYMRGRTLNNAFVILDEAQNTTTAQMKMFLTRLGANSKAIITGDITQIDLPEDKVSGLVHVQEVLADIRGIAFVYLTDKDVVRHRLVQDIIKAYERHENP